From Diadema setosum chromosome 5, eeDiaSeto1, whole genome shotgun sequence, the proteins below share one genomic window:
- the LOC140228910 gene encoding neuronal acetylcholine receptor subunit beta-4-like — MVELDSIIASHSAVNPLLSDASEVAIYQNGSAKIQTTLLHSTICDINLKEFPFDSHECNLSFVSQGLPNDIFEFEPGHSFSMKGNNNPQWLLSALALGTFEETEPVYNETFSFLNVRFTLTRLPDFYLRMIGVPIQQLNTLALMAFFIPLKSGERVSSCLSLVLGQTVFQIIIADILPRTSRADREPILINFVLLSFLNLVCITVASTLTVNLSFQPWRIRNRTARYVVFHILGAVTFMKSPKNSCKNKKIGTSVTEMSPEENSNIVSADTESPSSSTMMTDMEFLAACLDRLYFVFAVITFFSINVGAFDIVRNSIQLMVR, encoded by the exons ATGGTAGAGTTGGACAGCAT AATTGCTTCGCATTCGGCCGTGAATCCACTCCTTTCGGACGCTTCGGAGGTCGCAATATACCAAAATGGCTCCGCTAAAATCCAAACGACCCTTCTTCACTCAACCATTTGTGATATAAATCTTAAGGAGTTCCCTTTTGACTCGCATGAGTGCAACCTGAGTTTCGTCTCACAGGGTTTACCAAACGACATCTTCGAGTTTGAGCCAGGGCATTCCTTTTCCATGAAGGGTAACAACAATCCGCAATGGCTCCTGTCGGCTCTTGCTCTGGGTACGTTCGAAGAAACCGAGCCAGTGTACAACGAAACCTTCTCCTTTCTGAACGTCAGATTCACACTGACAAGACTGCCTGATTTCTACCTCCGTATGATCGGCGTGCCCATACAGCAGCTAAACACACTAGCTCTGATGGCTTTCTTCATCCCGCTAAAGAGTGGCGAGCGAGTATCATCATGCCTGTCCCTCGTCCTCGGACAGACGGTCTTTCAAATCATCATTGCAGACATCCTACCGAGGACGTCCAGGGCTGACCGGGAACCGATCCTCATCAATTTTGTCCTGCTGTCTTTCCTGAACTTAGTTTGCATCACAGTAGCGTCGACTCTCACAGTGAACCTTAGTTTTCAACCGTGGCGAATTAGAAATCGGACAGCCAGATATGTGGTCTTCCACATCCTTGGCGCGGTTACTTTCATGAAGTCACCAAAGAAttcatgtaaaaataaaaagatag GAACTTCAGTAACGGAAATGAGCCCAGAAGAAAACAGCAATATCGTCTCAGCAGACACAGAAAGTCCATCATCATCTACGATG ATGACGGACATGGAGTTCCTGGCTGCTTGCCTCGATCGCCTCTATTTCGTCTTCGCTGTGATCACTTTCTTTTCGATCAACGTCGGAGCCTTTGACATTGTCCGGAACAGTATTCAGTTAATGGTCAGATAG